In the genome of Triticum urartu cultivar G1812 chromosome 5, Tu2.1, whole genome shotgun sequence, one region contains:
- the LOC125507594 gene encoding uncharacterized protein LOC125507594: protein MPSTRRGGKINKFRTVLGLVRSLLLLLFRLDGAAKGVAARGKQAPVEAEEEARRGCARDEYPWLLSKSLKKAMARVAWLLARVGALGEPFHTIPETLALSCGHFPSTPASFLSLALSSPFQIQQSSSRSPPLPPHCREVAPSTPAPPTPAVAPILSRSNPSPPRPPPPSSRHYTNLAADPPLVLPPLERATHRVHRDCRGPAVRELEDGGGGQQPGAVGRRAAGLRAARARIPHWPRLPLRPRPRRGEASAYARAAAAATGAWVFDIDETLLSNLPYYAQHGYGLELFDHLEFDRWVEMGEVPVIPSSLRLYREVRDLGFKTFLLTSRSEAHEGRKSCRGPAILLVSAGFSRHLADLISGFVLYLNLDYNMLVANWNNPAVWFRRVDQFDTIDLSDYEIVKLDNFPFMNRPGSSHLITTYNEREQVTPREVSIRVPAILHIKDEDGVKGCRVAGAVNNYTSQLLTYGSSSQSPSCKSSRQYNLTEALLFLSHFIGDIHKMLAFIHVLW from the exons ATGCCATCAACTCGGCGGGGAGGAAAGATAAATAAATTTCGCACCGTACTTGGCTTGGTGcgcagcctcctcctcctcctcttccggcttgacggggcggcGAAGG GTGTTGCCGCACGGGGCAAGCAGGCGCCGGTGGAGGCAGAGGAGGAAGCACGCAGAGGATGTGCCAGGGATGAATACCCCTGGCTCTTGTCGAAGTCGCTGAAGAAAGCCATGGCTAGGGTTGCCTGGTTGCTGGCGAGGGTAGGCGCGCTGGGGGAG CCCTTCCACACcatccccgaaaccctagctctgTCCTGTGGTCATTTTCCATCCACCCCCGCCTCCTTTCTTTCCCTCGCTCTCTCCTCCCCCTTCCAGATCCAGCAGAGCTCCTCTCGATCCCCTCCCCTTCCTCCCCACTGTCGCGAGGTCGCACCCTCCACGCCGGCCCCTCCCACTCCAGCTGTCGCCCCCATTCTCTCCAGATCCAATCCAAGTCCCCCTCGTCCACCGCCCCCTTCCTCCCGTCACTACACGAACCTCGCCGCCGACCCACCCCTGGTCCTCCCGCCACTTGAGCGCGCCACCCACCGCGTCCACAGAGACTGCCGTGGACCTGCGGTGCGCGAGCTGGAGGACGGTGGGGGAGGCCAACAACCTGGCGCCGTGGGCCGTCGTGCCGCAGGACTGCGTGCTGCACGTGCACGCATACCTCACTGGCCCCGCCTACCGCTCCGACCTCGACCTCGTCGCGGGGAGGCTTCCGCCtacgcccgcgccgccgccgccgccaccggcgcCTGGGTCTTCGACATCGACGAGACGCTGCTCTCCAACCTTCCCTACTACGCGCAGCACGGATACGG GCTGGAGCTGTTCGACCACCTGGAGTTCGACCGGTGGGTGGAGATGGGGGAGGTGCCGGTGATCCCCTCCAGCCTTCGCCTCTACAGGGAGGTCCGCGACCTCGGCTTCAAGACCTTCCTGCTCACCAGCCGCAGCGAGGCCCACGAGGGTAGAAAGAGCTGCCGTGGACCTGCTAT CTTGTTAGTCTCGGCAGGTTTCAGTCGACATCTAGCCGATTTAATTTCTGGGTTTGTTTTGTACCTCAACTTGGACTATAACATGTTGGTTGCA AACTGGAATAACCCTGCAGTTTGGTTCCGTAGAGTG GACCAGTTTGACACGATTGACTTGTCGGACTACGAGATTGTCAAGCTTGACAACTTCCCTTTCATGAATCGCCCAGGGAGCTCGCACCTGATTACAACTTACAATGAGAGGGAGCAGGTGACGCCCAGGGAGGTCAGCATCCGAGTCCCGGCCATCCTTCACATCAAGGACGAGGACGGCGTCAAGGGCTGCCGTGTCGCCGGAGCCGTCAACAACTACACCTCCCAGCTCCTCACCTACGGATCATCATCACAATCGCCATCTTGTAAATCTTCCCGccaat ATAACCTGACGGAAGCGCTCTTGTTTCTCTCACACTTCATCGGCGACATCCACAAG ATGCTGGCCTTCATTCATGTTTTGTGGTGA